The following proteins come from a genomic window of Oncorhynchus masou masou isolate Uvic2021 chromosome 25, UVic_Omas_1.1, whole genome shotgun sequence:
- the LOC135513529 gene encoding phospholipase DDHD2-like isoform X1 has protein sequence MSEGLGPEGVHSQPAPTITVQDLSDKPAHTPLDRIPPAHTLLDGNTPVEQVSGVVEETSPSSTSSFELVDMEPAPPLYQPVQPHWFYCRRVDSKDVWLPFSREDSERLEHALSTAGEEEVVVAVEGERYDVRVRERQRYAVYWEQGPSEVRRCTWFYKGDKDTRYMPYPEEFSTNLEEAYMIAVTLDEWKRKLDFPSGETVILHNPKLIMQYQPITLQDEWVSSPSEQTRPRTVKRGVDNITTEIPDGEPETIDHLVFMVHGIGPACDIRFRSIIQCVNDFRSASLSLLGSHYRRGQEEGRVGRVEFLPVNWHSALHGDATGVDE, from the exons ATGTCAGAGGGCCTGGGGCCAGAGGGGGTGCACTCACAGCCTGCCCCCACCATCACTGTTCAGGACCTGTCAGACAAACCTGCACATACACCTCTGGACAGGATCCCACCTGCGCACACACTTCTGGATGGGAACACGCCTGTGGAGCAG GTGTCTGGAGTGGTGGaggagacctccccttcctccacttcctccttcgAGTTGGTTGACATGGAGCCAGCCCCGCCCCTGTACCAGCCCGTGCAACCCCATTGGTTCTACTGTCGCCGTGTCGACTCCAAGGATGTGTGGCTCCCTTTCAGCAGAGAGGACTCGGAGAGACTGGAACATGCCTTGTCTACCG caggagaggaggaggtggtggtggcagtAGAAGGGGAGAGGTATGACGTGCGTGTTCGGGAGCGGCAGAGGTATGCGGTGTACTGGGAGCAGGGCCCGTCAGAGGTGCGACGCTGTACCTGGTTCTATAAAGGAGATAAAGATACCAGATACATGCCCTACCCAGAGGAGTTCAGCACCAACCTGGAG gaggcctaTATGATAGCAGTGACTCTAGATGAGTGGAAGAGGAAGCTGGATTTTCCTTCAGGAGAGACAGTCATCCTGCACAACCCTAAA CTGATCATGCAGTACCAGCCAATCACGTTGCAGGACGAGTGGGTCTCCTCTCCCTCGGAGCAGACTCGCCCACGTACTGTCAAGAGGGGTGTCGACAACATCACAACAGAGATAcctgacg GTGAACCAGAGACAATAGATCACCTGGTATTCATGGTTCACGGCATCGGCCCCGCCTGTGACATCCGCTTCAGATCTATCATAcagtgtg tGAATGACTTCAGGAGTGCGTCCCTATCCCTCCTGGGGAGCCATTACAGGAGAGGCCAGGAGGAGGGCAGGGTGGGCAGAGTGGAGTTCCTACCTGTCAACTGGCACAGCGCACTACACGGAGACGCCACTGGAGTAGAcgagtaa
- the LOC135513529 gene encoding phospholipase DDHD2-like isoform X2, which yields MSEGLGPEGVHSQPAPTITVQDLSDKPAHTPLDRIPPAHTLLDGNTPVEQVSGVVEETSPSSTSSFELVDMEPAPPLYQPVQPHWFYCRRVDSKDVWLPFSREDSERLEHALSTGEEEVVVAVEGERYDVRVRERQRYAVYWEQGPSEVRRCTWFYKGDKDTRYMPYPEEFSTNLEEAYMIAVTLDEWKRKLDFPSGETVILHNPKLIMQYQPITLQDEWVSSPSEQTRPRTVKRGVDNITTEIPDGEPETIDHLVFMVHGIGPACDIRFRSIIQCVNDFRSASLSLLGSHYRRGQEEGRVGRVEFLPVNWHSALHGDATGVDE from the exons ATGTCAGAGGGCCTGGGGCCAGAGGGGGTGCACTCACAGCCTGCCCCCACCATCACTGTTCAGGACCTGTCAGACAAACCTGCACATACACCTCTGGACAGGATCCCACCTGCGCACACACTTCTGGATGGGAACACGCCTGTGGAGCAG GTGTCTGGAGTGGTGGaggagacctccccttcctccacttcctccttcgAGTTGGTTGACATGGAGCCAGCCCCGCCCCTGTACCAGCCCGTGCAACCCCATTGGTTCTACTGTCGCCGTGTCGACTCCAAGGATGTGTGGCTCCCTTTCAGCAGAGAGGACTCGGAGAGACTGGAACATGCCTTGTCTACCG gagaggaggaggtggtggtggcagtAGAAGGGGAGAGGTATGACGTGCGTGTTCGGGAGCGGCAGAGGTATGCGGTGTACTGGGAGCAGGGCCCGTCAGAGGTGCGACGCTGTACCTGGTTCTATAAAGGAGATAAAGATACCAGATACATGCCCTACCCAGAGGAGTTCAGCACCAACCTGGAG gaggcctaTATGATAGCAGTGACTCTAGATGAGTGGAAGAGGAAGCTGGATTTTCCTTCAGGAGAGACAGTCATCCTGCACAACCCTAAA CTGATCATGCAGTACCAGCCAATCACGTTGCAGGACGAGTGGGTCTCCTCTCCCTCGGAGCAGACTCGCCCACGTACTGTCAAGAGGGGTGTCGACAACATCACAACAGAGATAcctgacg GTGAACCAGAGACAATAGATCACCTGGTATTCATGGTTCACGGCATCGGCCCCGCCTGTGACATCCGCTTCAGATCTATCATAcagtgtg tGAATGACTTCAGGAGTGCGTCCCTATCCCTCCTGGGGAGCCATTACAGGAGAGGCCAGGAGGAGGGCAGGGTGGGCAGAGTGGAGTTCCTACCTGTCAACTGGCACAGCGCACTACACGGAGACGCCACTGGAGTAGAcgagtaa
- the LOC135514004 gene encoding polyubiquitin-like, translating to MELTITLLNGDSHPLTVQPHTTLGSLKNLINQHFGVAIERQRLSGVNGNNISLSDDSKTLSDYGLHSGSKVMVLITEPTHIQVFLKNEKGQTHTYEVVSGETVTQFKAKVQNKEGVPADQQRLIHEGKQLDDRKKLEDYGVRNLSTIHLMLRLRGG from the coding sequence ATGGAACTCACTATAACACTGTTGAATGGGGACTCACATCCCCTGACGGTTCAGCCACACACCACTCTGGGGTCACTCAAGAATCTGATCAACCAACACTTTGGAGTGGCCATAGAAAGGCAGAGGCTGTCAGGTGTCAATGGGAACAACATCAGTCTCAGCGATGATTCAAAAACTTTGAGTGACTATGGCCTGCATTCAGGATCCAAAGTGATGGTGCTGATTACAGAACCCACTCATATCCAGGTGTTCCTGAAAAACGAAAAGGGCCAGACGCACACATATGAGGTGGTGTCAGGTGAGACTGTAACCCAGTTCAAAGCCAAGGTCCAAAACAAGGAGGGAGTCCCAGCCGACCAACAGAGGCTGATTCACGAGGGCAAGCAGCTCGATGATAGAAAGAAACTGGAAGACTATGGTGTCAGAAATCTAAGCACTATTCACCTGATGCTCCGTCTAAGGGGAGGCTGA